A stretch of Myroides oncorhynchi DNA encodes these proteins:
- a CDS encoding lectin-like domain-containing protein has protein sequence MKEFKIFYCKSIQCGIVVFFLFFSQVFQGQNNFPYFNSGQSNVGFKILGESTNDAPSPGLITFTKDGIKLVDNLKQYAGVSLDNLNFTTDKGFILEFEFGMDLGSASPRYGDGIAMVLYDATALDPKMGVKGGGLGYAHIRDGSSAGGRQGFSKGFLGLGLDLFGNYKNKMTNSDEIRNGIINDDSKGDYVVLRGPYNSSVPLEGYPVLFAVNTKENLNYYLNRTTGAVETRQRGFEGQRFDIRSNKANVGLGDSGYRKAMISLVPGRDDVGGEDGFFISVDIFNGNFKSVVVKNYFLPRVGKINYTEQLGTSSTSSRSMDIVVPSSLKMAFTGSTGGASIRAYIRNISLSLPFSPVANDISIQGVVIDRPTTIKALYGSYGYNSNVYSVLNPPIKSILYLDNTSFRFKRMDPLSKELVNSPNPYILVEPGVGVFNYDSTSGEVMFSPEAGFQGTVPYTFHFDIKNKKPATGVDISTDEYRSRVASVTLNFVKPGTFDAYPTIIVNKGLKNVKEKP, from the coding sequence ATGAAAGAATTTAAAATATTTTATTGTAAGAGTATCCAGTGTGGTATAGTAGTTTTTTTTCTTTTTTTTAGTCAAGTTTTTCAAGGACAAAATAACTTTCCATATTTTAATTCAGGACAAAGTAATGTTGGTTTTAAAATTTTAGGAGAAAGTACCAACGATGCACCTTCCCCTGGTTTGATTACTTTTACTAAAGATGGAATAAAACTTGTAGATAATCTTAAACAGTATGCAGGAGTTTCTTTAGATAATCTTAATTTTACAACAGATAAAGGATTTATTTTGGAATTTGAATTTGGAATGGATCTTGGTTCTGCTTCACCTCGTTATGGAGATGGTATTGCTATGGTATTGTATGATGCAACAGCACTTGATCCAAAAATGGGAGTTAAAGGTGGAGGGTTGGGATATGCTCATATAAGAGATGGTAGTTCTGCCGGTGGAAGACAGGGATTTTCTAAAGGATTTTTAGGCTTAGGTTTAGATTTATTTGGAAACTATAAGAATAAAATGACAAATAGTGACGAGATTAGAAATGGTATTATTAATGATGATAGTAAAGGTGATTATGTTGTATTAAGGGGACCTTATAATTCAAGTGTACCTTTAGAGGGATATCCTGTGCTTTTTGCTGTAAACACTAAAGAAAACCTTAATTACTATTTAAATAGAACCACAGGTGCTGTAGAAACTAGACAACGTGGTTTTGAGGGACAACGTTTTGATATTAGAAGTAATAAGGCTAATGTAGGATTAGGTGATTCAGGCTATCGTAAAGCTATGATTTCGCTTGTGCCTGGTAGAGATGATGTAGGAGGAGAAGATGGCTTTTTTATTTCTGTTGATATATTTAATGGTAATTTTAAATCTGTTGTGGTAAAGAATTATTTTTTACCAAGAGTTGGGAAAATAAATTATACTGAACAATTAGGAACAAGTTCAACTAGTAGTAGAAGTATGGATATTGTTGTGCCATCAAGTTTAAAAATGGCTTTTACTGGTTCTACTGGAGGGGCATCAATACGAGCTTATATTCGTAATATATCCTTGAGCTTACCATTCTCGCCTGTAGCTAACGATATTAGCATTCAGGGTGTTGTAATTGATAGACCAACTACAATTAAAGCGCTTTATGGATCATATGGATATAATTCAAATGTTTATTCCGTTTTAAATCCGCCAATTAAATCTATACTGTATCTGGATAATACATCTTTTAGGTTTAAGAGAATGGATCCTTTAAGTAAGGAGCTTGTAAATTCACCTAATCCTTATATTTTAGTTGAACCTGGAGTTGGAGTCTTTAATTATGATTCTACCTCAGGTGAAGTTATGTTTTCACCCGAAGCAGGATTTCAAGGAACAGTTCCTTACACATTCCATTTCGATATAAAAAATAAGAAGCCTGCTACCGGAGTGGATATAAGTACAGATGAATATAGATCAAGAGTAGCTTCTGTTACTTTGAATTTTGTGAAGCCTGGTACATTTGATGCATACCCTACTATAATAGTAAATAAAGGGCTTAAAAATGTAAAGGAGAAACCTTAA
- a CDS encoding MFS transporter, with amino-acid sequence MYNKGLFHQWVPKPVMLLLIVIIAAVFCSISGIYTTNITNIVGSTGASTEYYLWANYAYAIGLGTVMPLIVRIKARFRTKQLLVTSLTMCGLLYLVQSTTDQPYIIIACSYLIGVFKMMGMMEVVLPLMMILSRGGNRGIFYSIYYSALLVITQLSGYFVAKISFLYSWQISYMNLAIMCFGAALICIIFQHNQRFMRKVPFIYIDWISIILFNVTFLTLAYILAFGKQQAWFDSEIIRDASLLFGILLFIFVIRQQLIKRPFLPLNAFKKNNVRHGTIMLLCLGMYLATATIQNIFAVAILGYNPMINASLNLLLIPGLITAAVVCYYWYKNQIPMRMLIFSGFSAFLIYSIMMYLSLVTEFSYSMWYLPIFFKGYGMGVIFITTWYYTLDKLDLASMLGLIGFAILWRTFIAVGMFSALYSWIQYQFQIQSLNNLAIYLDDVILLRSESGISLSLVQLNGVLAATKTVYGYINIAGIGVLLYVLFHHYGRTRTLKTRVYINRLGNLMMSKKDKQSIDNQLPKNI; translated from the coding sequence ATGTATAACAAAGGATTATTTCACCAATGGGTACCCAAGCCAGTCATGCTATTACTCATTGTAATCATAGCAGCTGTGTTCTGTAGTATTAGTGGAATATATACCACTAATATAACCAATATCGTAGGTAGTACTGGAGCATCAACCGAATACTACCTATGGGCTAATTATGCCTATGCCATAGGTCTGGGTACAGTCATGCCTCTTATTGTTAGAATCAAAGCGCGATTCAGAACAAAACAGCTTCTTGTAACCTCACTAACGATGTGTGGGCTATTATATTTGGTACAATCTACCACAGATCAACCCTATATCATTATTGCCTGTTCTTATCTTATTGGAGTATTTAAAATGATGGGAATGATGGAGGTAGTATTACCCCTTATGATGATTTTAAGCAGAGGTGGTAACAGAGGTATATTTTATAGTATCTACTACTCTGCCCTACTAGTTATCACCCAATTATCAGGTTACTTTGTAGCCAAGATTAGCTTTCTATACAGCTGGCAGATTAGCTATATGAACCTAGCAATTATGTGCTTTGGAGCAGCCTTAATCTGTATTATATTTCAGCACAATCAACGCTTTATGCGCAAGGTTCCCTTTATTTACATTGATTGGATTAGTATTATTTTATTCAATGTGACATTTTTAACCTTAGCCTATATCCTAGCCTTTGGCAAACAACAAGCTTGGTTTGATTCAGAAATCATAAGAGATGCTTCATTGCTATTTGGCATTCTCCTATTTATTTTTGTCATTCGCCAGCAGTTAATTAAAAGACCCTTTTTACCCTTAAATGCTTTTAAGAAAAATAATGTAAGACACGGTACCATCATGCTGTTGTGCCTGGGTATGTACCTGGCTACTGCTACGATACAGAATATCTTTGCAGTAGCAATATTAGGATACAATCCTATGATCAATGCCTCATTAAACTTATTACTAATACCAGGACTTATTACAGCCGCTGTTGTATGTTACTATTGGTATAAAAACCAGATTCCAATGCGCATGCTTATCTTCTCTGGATTCTCAGCATTCCTTATCTATAGCATCATGATGTACCTTAGCTTGGTTACAGAATTCAGCTATTCGATGTGGTATCTACCAATCTTCTTTAAAGGATATGGAATGGGAGTTATCTTTATCACCACATGGTATTACACCTTAGACAAACTAGACTTAGCTAGTATGTTAGGACTTATCGGGTTTGCTATTCTATGGCGTACATTCATCGCTGTAGGGATGTTTAGTGCACTATACAGCTGGATACAATATCAGTTCCAAATCCAAAGTCTAAACAACTTAGCGATATATTTAGACGATGTTATATTACTAAGATCCGAATCTGGCATTAGCCTGTCTCTGGTTCAACTAAACGGGGTACTAGCAGCAACCAAGACGGTATATGGTTATATTAATATTGCGGGTATAGGGGTATTACTATATGTTTTATTCCACCACTATGGTAGAACGCGTACTCTGAAAACCCGGGTGTACATCAACAGATTGGGTAATCTTATGATGAGTAAAAAAGACAAGCAGAGTATTGATAATCAACTCCCTAAAAATATATAA
- a CDS encoding HlyD family secretion protein, with protein MENKENTTLEQPIQAPVEQVNNDKTSQEEAKQSKAKEDKKKKTKILLVNTLTFAIIGIAFFWLLTKYFHINDKDYTESAQVEEYINPINTRVSAYIKDIKFIEHQQVKKGDTLIILDNREIITQVEQAEAAYLSALAAKNVTNSSIHTASNNIGVFSSNIEGAKARLWNAEQNNKRYENLLQAEAVTQQQYDQVKTEYQAAKSAYESLIKQQNTTKLSVSEIETRLALNEADIKRTKAMLDMAKLNLSYTVITAPYNGVMGRRLISEGQLLLPSQQITTIVKDNEKWVTANFLESQMNNIQIGSIINMTADAVKGIRFQGKVTAISAATGSRYSSMPTDNSTGNFVKVQQRIPVRIEFTNTNDIENISSLKAGMNMNIQLAN; from the coding sequence ATGGAAAACAAAGAAAATACAACTCTAGAACAACCTATTCAGGCTCCAGTAGAGCAAGTTAATAATGATAAAACTTCACAAGAAGAAGCAAAGCAAAGCAAGGCTAAAGAAGACAAAAAAAAGAAAACAAAGATACTCTTAGTCAACACCCTAACATTTGCAATAATAGGAATCGCTTTCTTCTGGTTATTGACAAAATACTTTCACATCAACGATAAGGACTACACTGAATCTGCACAGGTAGAAGAATACATCAACCCAATCAATACGCGTGTATCTGCTTATATTAAAGACATTAAGTTCATCGAACACCAGCAAGTCAAAAAAGGAGATACGCTTATTATTCTTGATAATAGAGAAATCATCACTCAAGTAGAACAAGCTGAAGCAGCCTACTTAAGTGCCTTAGCTGCTAAGAATGTAACTAACTCTTCTATCCATACAGCATCAAATAATATCGGGGTATTTAGCTCTAATATAGAAGGTGCTAAAGCAAGACTGTGGAACGCCGAACAAAACAATAAAAGATACGAGAATTTACTACAAGCTGAGGCTGTTACTCAACAACAATATGATCAAGTAAAAACAGAGTACCAAGCTGCTAAATCTGCTTATGAGAGTTTAATAAAACAACAAAATACAACCAAGCTTTCTGTATCAGAGATAGAAACTCGTCTTGCTCTAAATGAAGCAGATATCAAGCGTACAAAAGCAATGCTAGATATGGCTAAACTAAATCTGTCGTATACTGTGATTACAGCTCCTTATAACGGCGTGATGGGACGAAGACTAATCAGCGAAGGACAACTACTGTTGCCTAGCCAGCAAATCACAACTATTGTAAAAGATAATGAGAAATGGGTAACAGCTAACTTTTTAGAATCACAAATGAACAATATCCAGATAGGTAGTATTATCAATATGACAGCTGATGCTGTAAAAGGAATACGCTTTCAAGGAAAAGTAACAGCTATCTCTGCTGCTACAGGTTCTAGATATTCTAGTATGCCTACAGATAACTCTACTGGTAATTTTGTCAAAGTACAACAGCGTATCCCTGTACGTATCGAATTTACCAATACCAATGATATAGAAAACATCTCTAGCCTTAAAGCTGGGATGAATATGAATATACAACTGGCTAATTAA
- a CDS encoding TolC family protein, producing the protein MKRNIHKYFCGLGLLLLSYTSIYSQVSDQTLSIEQAVNLAMQNHQQLKVTSLNKNISQGQTQLLKQQRLPNLVFTANASYIGDALILDPDFSKVMTKDMPHFGNSYAIQASELLYKGGAINKNIELAEIGEQLASLDLVEDQQSIKFLVISNYLDVYKLIHQELVYQNNKRLAQIRLENVNRFYKQGMMTRNEVIRGELALQNIDQALLSVDNNLSILNYNLTIALGLPTSAKITPNEALVHRALDGDYNYYLNLAYTQHPMIQRVEKGVEAAQKKIEIANTDKYPGLAAVGGYNMTRPITTSNPVMDMYSNAWQVGVSLTYNIDNLYKTPKKVKLEKLQKDKAEETFILVEQQLEMGVNAAYTKYDEAIQNANLLKKSQQLAQENYKIIEAKYLNQLAIQAEMTDATNAKLEAELQYANAEINVLYQYYNLLKSTGTL; encoded by the coding sequence ATGAAAAGAAATATTCACAAATACTTTTGTGGATTAGGCTTACTACTACTCTCATATACTTCAATATATAGTCAAGTAAGCGATCAAACACTTAGTATAGAGCAAGCTGTGAATTTAGCGATGCAGAATCATCAACAGTTAAAAGTCACATCTCTAAACAAAAACATTAGCCAGGGGCAAACTCAATTACTTAAACAACAACGCCTACCTAATCTTGTATTCACTGCCAATGCCTCCTATATCGGAGATGCACTTATATTAGACCCAGATTTCAGTAAAGTCATGACCAAAGATATGCCTCACTTTGGCAATAGCTATGCAATACAGGCATCTGAATTACTATATAAAGGTGGAGCGATTAACAAGAATATAGAACTCGCTGAAATAGGTGAACAACTTGCCTCTCTTGATCTTGTAGAAGATCAACAAAGCATAAAATTCTTAGTTATCTCTAACTACTTAGATGTATATAAACTAATTCATCAAGAACTGGTTTATCAAAACAATAAAAGATTAGCTCAGATTAGGCTAGAGAACGTAAATCGATTTTATAAACAAGGGATGATGACCCGTAACGAGGTAATTAGAGGAGAACTTGCTTTACAAAACATAGATCAAGCCTTGTTAAGTGTAGATAACAATCTATCGATTCTCAATTATAATTTGACAATCGCACTGGGATTACCCACTTCAGCTAAAATAACACCTAATGAAGCTCTTGTTCACAGGGCTCTAGATGGTGACTATAATTATTACTTAAACCTTGCTTATACACAACACCCTATGATACAAAGAGTAGAAAAAGGTGTTGAAGCAGCACAAAAAAAGATAGAGATTGCTAATACAGATAAGTATCCTGGGCTAGCTGCAGTAGGTGGGTATAATATGACCAGACCAATTACAACGTCGAATCCTGTGATGGATATGTATTCTAATGCTTGGCAAGTAGGAGTATCTCTGACTTATAATATTGATAATTTATACAAGACTCCTAAAAAAGTCAAATTAGAGAAACTTCAAAAAGACAAAGCTGAAGAAACATTCATCCTTGTAGAGCAACAATTAGAAATGGGAGTCAATGCTGCTTATACGAAATACGATGAGGCTATACAGAACGCTAATCTATTAAAGAAAAGTCAGCAACTCGCCCAGGAAAATTACAAAATCATAGAAGCCAAATACCTAAACCAATTAGCTATACAGGCCGAAATGACTGATGCGACTAATGCAAAACTAGAAGCGGAACTTCAGTACGCTAATGCCGAAATAAACGTATTATACCAATATTATAATCTGCTTAAGTCAACGGGAACACTTTAA
- a CDS encoding helix-turn-helix domain-containing protein produces MLQGNIQTANSSFIHVQIFDQQNIFDQANFGHPYRPTRSSFLFVKKGTLRVREQINEFQIIENSIFLIDVKYVYEILDITPDAELRLLSYDRNFLETASFKLHRLKVYRDLKTQLQRNFHITKQELDIFWTNVESLSYYLERTDQIEYSQYIIENYFNIILYHLVSIATPRSEDSINQMTSQQKITYKFVMLVSDYYLETKSVEFYADKLQLSIRHLSTVVKQTSGKTPLEIINEFIFNEAKAQLSTTTLPIKQLATKLQFSDQYAFAHFFKKHQGNSPTQYRKMFKL; encoded by the coding sequence ATGCTTCAAGGAAATATACAGACTGCTAATTCTTCATTTATACATGTACAAATCTTTGATCAACAAAATATTTTTGATCAAGCCAACTTTGGACATCCTTACAGGCCTACCCGCTCCTCTTTTCTATTTGTCAAAAAAGGAACACTTAGAGTTCGTGAACAGATTAATGAATTTCAGATTATCGAAAACTCTATTTTTCTTATCGATGTCAAGTATGTATACGAAATCCTAGATATTACACCAGATGCAGAATTGCGTTTATTAAGCTATGATCGCAACTTTTTAGAAACTGCCTCTTTTAAGCTACACCGTTTAAAGGTATACCGCGATCTAAAAACACAGTTACAACGCAATTTTCACATCACAAAACAAGAGCTGGATATCTTCTGGACCAATGTAGAATCACTGAGTTATTACCTAGAACGCACAGACCAAATCGAGTATTCACAATACATTATAGAGAATTACTTTAATATTATACTATATCACCTTGTGAGCATTGCCACACCTAGAAGTGAAGACTCGATTAATCAGATGACTTCACAACAAAAAATCACCTATAAATTTGTGATGCTGGTCTCTGATTATTACCTAGAGACAAAGTCTGTTGAGTTCTATGCAGATAAACTACAACTCTCTATTAGGCATTTAAGTACGGTAGTCAAGCAAACTTCTGGTAAAACACCCTTAGAGATTATCAATGAGTTTATATTTAACGAAGCTAAAGCCCAGCTGTCAACTACCACTTTACCTATCAAACAATTAGCCACCAAACTACAATTTAGTGACCAGTACGCCTTTGCCCATTTCTTTAAAAAGCATCAAGGAAATAGCCCAACCCAGTATAGAAAGATGTTTAAATTATAA
- a CDS encoding MBL fold metallo-hydrolase: MDIDVDNLFEPSAKVKPSDLTFKAYLQNPVEVSINAYLIQYQDKNILVDTGAGELFGSNAGKLLQTLKQYGLTPDQITDILITHIHLDHVGGLVINNSIVYPKAIIHVNEVELDSWTKTIDESKNQNIASKEQQKIAEDVQRVVLTCFKANQIKTFKNAPGNLLPNIQVLPTVGHTPGHTVFVLTSNKESMYFWGDLIHVESVQFQDPFMTNHFDQDMQLAKQVRDSFYHNMAEAQSLIAAAHQSFPGIGRIQKKQKKYRWIPVPFSVIGRTK; encoded by the coding sequence GTGGATATAGATGTTGATAATTTATTTGAGCCTTCAGCCAAGGTTAAACCAAGTGATTTAACCTTTAAGGCTTATCTACAAAATCCGGTAGAGGTGAGTATAAACGCTTATTTAATTCAGTATCAAGACAAGAATATTCTAGTGGACACAGGCGCTGGTGAGTTATTTGGCTCTAATGCTGGAAAATTGCTACAAACCTTAAAGCAATATGGTTTAACCCCTGACCAAATTACAGATATATTAATAACTCATATTCACCTTGATCATGTTGGGGGGCTAGTTATTAATAATAGTATAGTGTATCCTAAGGCTATAATACATGTAAATGAAGTAGAATTAGATTCTTGGACAAAGACCATCGATGAGAGTAAAAACCAAAATATTGCAAGTAAAGAACAACAAAAAATTGCTGAGGATGTTCAAAGGGTAGTTTTAACTTGTTTTAAAGCAAATCAGATTAAAACCTTTAAAAATGCCCCAGGTAATTTACTACCCAATATACAGGTTTTACCAACAGTGGGACATACCCCAGGACATACTGTTTTTGTTTTAACAAGCAATAAAGAAAGTATGTACTTTTGGGGAGATTTAATACATGTGGAAAGTGTGCAGTTTCAAGATCCTTTTATGACCAACCATTTTGATCAAGACATGCAATTAGCCAAGCAAGTCCGAGATAGCTTCTACCACAATATGGCAGAAGCTCAAAGCTTAATCGCGGCAGCACATCAATCATTTCCAGGTATTGGTAGAATACAAAAAAAGCAAAAGAAATATAGATGGATACCAGTGCCATTTAGTGTTATAGGAAGAACAAAATAA
- a CDS encoding winged helix-turn-helix transcriptional regulator yields the protein MKKDIFICHNCPMTRTMATIGTKWKPIIIYAIGLKTLRFGEIFARIEIISKKVLTQQLKELVEDKIITRQEYNQVSLKVEYTLTQKGIELLKILNQLTLWNQKYNTTDYKTEFD from the coding sequence ATGAAAAAAGATATCTTTATTTGTCATAATTGTCCAATGACACGAACAATGGCTACCATTGGCACAAAGTGGAAACCAATAATTATCTATGCAATCGGACTTAAAACATTGCGTTTTGGTGAAATCTTTGCTCGAATAGAAATAATCTCTAAAAAAGTATTAACTCAACAGCTAAAAGAACTTGTAGAAGATAAAATCATTACTCGACAAGAATATAATCAGGTGTCTTTAAAAGTTGAATATACTTTAACCCAAAAGGGAATTGAGCTTTTAAAGATTTTAAACCAACTCACTCTTTGGAATCAGAAATACAACACCACTGATTATAAGACTGAATTTGATTGA
- a CDS encoding sigma-70 family RNA polymerase sigma factor, whose amino-acid sequence MTLSRDQWIDTNYYKYWDILYHLSCNITRDEALSADVVQEVFVNIWNNYSNLTIDTPKAYLIQSVRNKSLKAISLKDFNTVQLEQVYNALVDNEVLTKEEEFLYKEQLLSMIYSKAQEVLPQKCYQIFILRYSNRLSYKEIATRLGISESTVDNQISKALKSIKTTLPYTVDYVIIIGYLMGIK is encoded by the coding sequence ATGACACTATCAAGAGATCAATGGATTGATACTAATTATTATAAGTATTGGGATATATTATATCATTTATCATGTAATATTACCAGAGATGAGGCTCTATCGGCAGATGTGGTGCAGGAAGTCTTTGTTAATATTTGGAATAATTATAGCAACTTAACTATAGATACACCTAAGGCTTATTTAATCCAATCTGTTCGCAATAAAAGCTTAAAAGCCATTAGTTTAAAAGACTTTAATACTGTCCAGTTAGAACAGGTTTATAATGCACTTGTGGATAATGAGGTTTTAACCAAAGAGGAAGAGTTTTTGTACAAAGAACAACTACTAAGTATGATATATAGTAAAGCACAGGAAGTATTACCTCAGAAGTGTTACCAGATATTTATTTTACGTTATAGCAATAGGCTTAGTTATAAAGAAATTGCTACAAGACTTGGAATATCTGAAAGTACAGTAGATAATCAGATTAGTAAAGCTTTAAAGAGTATAAAAACGACTCTTCCCTATACAGTAGATTATGTAATTATAATAGGTTACTTAATGGGGATAAAGTAG